In Euphorbia lathyris chromosome 10, ddEupLath1.1, whole genome shotgun sequence, a single genomic region encodes these proteins:
- the LOC136209907 gene encoding cysteine-rich receptor-like protein kinase 43, which translates to MSKSNNFLHNLMKPFKFTSRRGSQMEEDLDQIAAQEQKQFSFDVLAAATKDFHPTHKLGEGGFGPVFRGKLGDGREIAVKKLSHSSNQGKKEFMNEAKLLARVQHRNVVNLFGYCAHGTEKLLVYEYVAHESLDKFLFKSHRKEQLDWKRRYDIITGTARGLLYLHEDSHNCIIHRDIKASNILLDDKWVPKIADFGMARLFPEDQTHVHTRVAGTNGYMAPEYVMHGHLSVKADVFSFGVVVLELISGQRNSAFNQSLEAQNLLDWAYKLHKKDRSLEIMDPTLAASAATEQVKLCIHIGLLCTQGDPNLRPSIRRVVMLLSKKPGNIEEPTRPGLPGSRYRRSRRPPGMSSTAGTSLDSDSHSSNSSLNTNTNTNTATASTSTRTSPRLDRHGKRPVES; encoded by the exons ATGTCAAAGTCCAATAATTTCTTACACAATCTCATGAAGCCTTTCAAATTCACTTCAAGGAGAG GGTCCCAAATGGAAGAGGATTTAGACCAGATTGCTGCACAGGAACAGAAGCAATTTTCATTTGATGTTTTAGCCGCCGCCACCAAAGATTTCCACCCAACTCACAAGCTTGGAGAAGGGGGTTTTGGACCTGTTTTTAGG GGGAAATTAGGTGATGGGAGAGAAATTGCAGTGAAGAAACTATCGCATAGCTCAAATCAAGGAAAGAAAGAGTTCATGAACGAGGCTAAGCTCTTAGCTCGTGTTCAGCATCGGAATGTTGTGAATTTGTTCGGATATTGTGCACACGGAACAGAGAAGCTCTTGGTTTATGAATACGTTGCTCACGAAAGCCTTGACAAGTTTCTCTTCA AATCCCACAGAAAAGAGCAGCTTGATTGGAAGCGAAGGTATGATATAATAACTGGTACTGCTAGGGGTTTGCTTTACCTTCATGAGGATTCTCACAACTGCATAATCCACCGTGACATCAAAGCCAGCAACATTTTACTTGATGATAAATGGGTTCCTAAGATTGCCGATTTCGGTATGGCCCGTCTCTTCCCCGAAGATCAAACTCATGTCCACACCCGTGTGGCCGGTACAAA TGGGTATATGGCTCCAGAGTATGTAATGCATGGACATCTATCAGTCAAGGCTGATGTTTTTAGCTTTGGAGTTGTGGTGTTGGAGCTTATCAGTGGCCAGAGAAATTCAGCATTCAATCAATCTCTTGAGGCTCAGAATCTTCTTGATTGG GCATATAAGCTTCACAAAAAGGATAGGAGTTTAGAGATTATGGATCCAACATTAGCAGCATCAGCAGCTACAGAGCAAGTAAAACTGTGTATTCATATAGGGCTGCTATGCACACAAGGTGATCCAAACTTACGGCCATCAATACGAAGAGTAGTGATGCTGTTATCAAAGAAACCTGGGAATATAGAAGAACCAACTAGGCCTGGACTACCTGGTTCTCGATATAGAAGATCTCGAAGGCCGCCAGGCATGTCTTCCACTGCTGGAACTTCTCTTGATTCAGATTCCCATTCTTCTAATTCCAGCTTAAACACAAACACAAACACAAATACAGCTACAGCATCTACCTCTACTCGCACAAGCCCAAGATTAGACCGGCACGGGAAACGTCCAGTTGAAAGCTGA